The following proteins come from a genomic window of Aptenodytes patagonicus chromosome 21, bAptPat1.pri.cur, whole genome shotgun sequence:
- the CLSPN gene encoding claspin isoform X1: MAAAPAELPLEDLNSDLQKTLDSDSDSGQGSCETGSPGHFSKGIASPDDRDSEEEIFVRKKAKSKKVLQDSESEDGEDSGFSVQNDTPGGDKENGEEKENITAQRNKKSRRIRQGLRDSDDSDADDRLQIENLETSRKSGLPENELEEERPLKSGKKYRKCKQQKHDFEEETAKKAVGKSRRRKEKERRIESIKQLKKEEKPRAEQVDGGERYPFNDSGCLLDDKELFDNGLEEENDSLPEDEESIESIRAAVKNKIKKYKNKEWFSEGEGYKHVFDDENEEPVLKEPKRKERKAARLSKEAIKQLHSETQRLIRESSVSLPYHVPETKSIHDYFKRRPRPVCQGNAMALLKSTKYQLSLNEESADTKNLNTDCSDGRIGGDQSAANEPEISLGRDVDTAVNKPLADVGKNLTEDCAEKPRQDSDDSPTVRTVTTDNNTGEQQHSNFLSTDCSEQKENEIPLAIGEDALEQRDETAPDLECEKSNQQVGPGLVAQPEKVRKSKLDKLRELGIDLSIKPRICSGNESFINLDESDSNEELEALKARFLKHTLRTSKSKVERTINMNIIRKETTSEGKEELKADVVPAVLAAESLDETVHTKPGEKLQALKAKLQEAMKLRRTEERQKRQALFKLDNEDMLEEEEEEEEEEMTDESEEEEEGNHENVEFLLGEAEEDNEDIEEKHIEDGDKETDKESSDGEKLEKSVHCDSVPKPSSTESTLMLFKDSSSKMGYSLPDEKLEMEEAADKGPTKLEDDDSFSLPTLAKENSHNSSFELIGSMIPSYQPCNKQMSRGGNFLSAAGGFRSPSPGFFKTSFISSASKSSGKTSEPSLPIEDSQDLYNASPEPKSLFPGAGESQFQFSLEDDTQSQLLDADGFLNVGQHRNKYQSSKHQLTLASMDENAMDANMDELLDLCSGQFSSQAEHVPNTSSNKKQNMEELLNLCSGKFVSQTGSPTWASSVSSKAEKDSDIEDPMAEALALCSGSFPTDREEEDEEEQEELGDFQLLTDDNAFDSEEDEKSGDSDPEEAEISDEEEQLLRHRQGLKKKLKLQDFMEDEAELSGSDVGSEDEYDGEDLNEYEEEIIDEELPNELELGNQIQKLHMKVMLDDDKRQLRLYQERYLIDGDLHSDGPGRMRRFRWKNIDYASQIDLFQRDSDNDDDENEQFETEAKWRKERFEREQWLREQKEKNKEQEEEEEIGEDSQFMKLAKKVTAKSLQKKASPAVVVQDTTLLPRNPFETFRPASDIQIKNGSLLNRPKGVLQKLAAMSDLNPNAPRNSRNFVFHTLSPDKSAEAKEKSKLQVKKRGPTAAITSLAKRPRVESTEETSQSRSIFQYLES, translated from the exons ATGGCGGCGGCCCCCGCTGAG CTGCCGTTAGAAGATTTGAATTCAGACTTGCAGAAAACCCTTGATAGTGACTCTGACAGCGGACAGGGCAGCTGTGAAACAGGCTCTCCAGGTCACTTCAGCAAGGGGATAGCGTCTCCTGATGACAGAG ATTCAGAGGAAGAGATTTTTGTAcgtaaaaaagcaaaaagcaagaagGTGCTTCAGGACAGTGAGAGTGAAGATGGAGAGGACAGTGGCTTTTCTGTGCAGAACGATACTCCGGGTGGAGACAAGGAAAAcggggaggaaaaagagaacatTACTGCCCAGAGGAACAAGAAATCTCGTCGGATTCGCCAAGGTCTGCGAGATAGCGATGACAGTGATGCTGATGACCGATTGCAGATTGAAAATCTTGAAACAAGCAGAAAGTCTGGCTTGCCTGAGAATGAGTTGGAAGAGGAGAGACCCCTAAAATCTGggaaaaagtacagaaaatgtaaacaacagaaacatgattttgaagaagagacagcaaaaaaagctgtaggaaaatcaagaagaagaaaggagaaggagagaagaatTGAGTCcattaaacagctgaaaaaagaagagaagcctAGAGCAGAG CAGGTAGATGGTGGTGAGAGGTATCCTTTTAATGACAGTGGATGTCTTCTTGATGACAAAGAACTTTTTGATAACGGCTTAGAAGAGGAAAACGATTCCCTCCCAGAGGATGAAGAGTCGATAGAATCAATACGAGcagcagtgaaaaacaaaataaaaaaatataag AACAAGGAATGGTTTTCTGAGGGTGAAGGCTACAAACATGTATTTGATGATGAGAATGAGGAACCTGTATTAAAAGAACCAAAAAGGAAG GAGCGGAAAGCAGCAAGGTTAAGTAAAGAAGCTATTAAACAGCTACATAGTGAGACCCAACGACTTATTAGAG AATCGTCTGTGTCTCTCCCATATCATGTGCCTGAGACCAAAAGCATTCATGACTACTTCAAGCGTAGACCTCGACCAGTATGTCAAGGAAATGCCATGGCATTGCTGAA GTCCACTAAATACCAGCTATCCCTAAATGAAGAATCTGCAGACACTAAGAACTTGAACACGGATTGCAGTGACGGGCGAATCGGAGGTGACCAATCAGCAGCTAATGAACCAGAAATAAGCCTTGGCAGAGATGTTGATACTGCTGTGAACAAACCTCTTGCTGATGTAGGGAAGAACTTGACAGAAGACTGTGCTGAAAAGCCCAGGCAGGACAGTGATGATTCTCCTACAGTTAGGACTGTAACAACTGATAATAATACAGGAGAACAGCAGCACTCTAATTTCCTCAGCACTGATTGTAGTGaacaaaaagagaatgaaattcCTCTAGCAATTGGAGAAGATGCCCTTGAGCAAAGAGATGAAACAGCACCAGACTTAGAATGTGAAAAAAGCAATCAACAAGTGGGGCCTGGATTGGTGGCACAACCTGAAAAAGTGAGGAAGTCCAAGTTGGATAAACTTCGTGAACTGGGAATAGACCTGTCCATCAAGCCAAGAATCTGCTCTGGCAATGAATCCTTTATAAACCTCGATGAATCTGATTCAAATGAAG aattAGAAGCCTTGAAAGCACGTTTCTTGAAGCACACTCTTCGAACGTCAAAATCCAAAGTTGAACGGACCATAAACATGAACATTATTCGTAAGGAGACTACatctgaaggaaaagaggaaCTGAAAGCAGACGTGGTACCGGCAGTGTTAGCTGCAGAGAGCCTGGATGAAACAGTCCACACAAAGCCAG GTGAAAAGCTACAAGCGCTGAAGGCTAAACTCCAGGAGGCCATGAAGCTCCGCAGGACTGAGGAACGCCAAAAGCGGCAAGCATTGTTTAAACTGGATAATGAGGACAtgttggaggaggaagaggaggaggaggaggaagagatgacAGATGAGTccgaggaagaggaagaaggcaatCATGAG AATGTGGAATTTCTGCTTGGCGAAGCAGAGGAAGATAATGAAGATATAGAAGAGAAACACATTGAAGATGGTGATAAAGAAACTGACAAAGAATCAAGTGATggagaaaagctggagaaatCTGTGCACTGTGATTCTGTTCCCAAACCATCTTCAACAGAGTCTACATTGATGCTTTTTAAGGACAGCTCCTCCAAAATGGG ATATTCTCTTCCTGATGAGAAACTTGAAATGGAAGAAGCTGCAGACAAAGGACCTACCAAATTAG aggacGATGATTCATTTTCTCTACCAACACTAGCAAAAGAGAATAGCCATAACAGCAGCTTTGAGTTGATTGGCTCCATGATTCCATCGTATCAGCCCTGCAACAAACAGATGTCACGCGGAGGGAACTTTTTATCTGCAGCAGGAGGTTTCAGGTCACCTTCCCCAGGTTTTTTCAAAACAAGCTTTATCAGCTCTGCTTCCAAG AGTTCAGGAAAGACATCTGAGCCCTCTCTTCCCATAGAAGATTCCCAGGATCTGTATAATGCCTCTCCTGAGCCTAAGAGTTTATTTCCAGGGGCTGGGGAGTCACAGTTTCAATTTTCTCTGGAAGATGACACTCAGAGCCAGCTGCTTGACGCAGATGG GTTCTTGAATGTTGGACAACATAGGAATAAATACCAGTCCTCAAAGCATCAGCTGACTCTGGCTAGTATGGATGAGAATGCAATGGATGCCAATATGGATGAATTACTGGACTTGTGTTCTGGACAGTTTAGCAGTCAAGCTGAACACGTGCCAAATAccagcagcaacaaaaagcagAACATGGAAGAATTGCTCAATCTTTGCTCAGGAAAATTCGTGTCTCAGA CAGGTTCTCCAACATGGGCATCTTCAGTATCTTCCAAGGCAGAAAAAGACAGTGACATAGAAGATCCAATGGCAGAAGCTCTAGCGCTTTGTTCAGGCTCCTTTCCCACAGACAG ggaagaggaggatgaggaggagcaagaagaacttggtgattttcagcttttaacaGATGACAATGCCTTTGATAGTGAAGAG GATGAAAAAAGTGGAGACAGTGATCCTGAAGAAGCAGAAATTAGCGATGAAGAAGAACAACTGCTGAGACATAGACAGGGCTTGAAGAAAAAACT AAAACTGCAGGATTTCATGGAAGATGAGGCAGAGCTTTCAGGGAGTGATGTGGGAAGCGAGGATGAATATGATGGTGAAGACCTGAACGAATATGAAGAAGAGATTATTGATGAGGAACTCCCTAATGAACTGGAATTAGgaaatcaaatacagaaattacaCAT GAAGGTAATGCTTGATGATGACAAGCGTCAGTTACGCTTGTACCAGGAGAGATACCTCATTGATGGTGACCTGCATAGTGATGGCCCTGGCAGAATGAGGAGATTCAGATGGAAAAACATAG ATTATGCTTCACAGATTGACTTGTTTCAGAGAGATTcagataatgatgatgatgaaaatgaACAGTTTGAGACAGAAGCGAAATGGAGGAAGGAGAGATTTGAACGAGAACAGTGGCTTCGTGAGCAG aaggaaaagaataaagagcaggaggaggaggaagaaattgGTGAAGACAGCCAGTTCATGAAACTAGCAAAAAAAGTAACTGCTAAGTCCCTACAGAAGAAAG CAAGCCCAGCAGTAGTGGTACAAGACACAACACTATTACCCAGGAACCCGTTTGAAACATTCAGACCTGCCAGTGACATCCAG ataAAAAACGGGTCTCTCTTGAACAGACCTAAAGGTGTCCTTCAGAAACTAGCAGCAATGTCAGATCTTAATCCAAACGCACCTCGAAATTCAAGGAATTTTGTCTTTCATACGCTTTCCCCAGACAAGAGTGCAGAGGCAAAGGAGAAATCAAAACTTCAG GTGAAGAAAAGAGGTCCTACTGCAGCAATAACGTCTCTGGCCAAACGGCCCAGGGTAGAGAGCACAGAGGAAACAAGTCAAAGCCGAAGCATATTCCAGTACTTGGAGAGCTGA
- the CLSPN gene encoding claspin isoform X2 — MAAAPAELPLEDLNSDLQKTLDSDSDSGQGSCETGSPGHFSKGIASPDDRDSEEEIFVRKKAKSKKVLQDSESEDGEDSGFSVQNDTPGGDKENGEEKENITAQRNKKSRRIRQGLRDSDDSDADDRLQIENLETSRKSGLPENELEEERPLKSGKKYRKCKQQKHDFEEETAKKAVGKSRRRKEKERRIESIKQLKKEEKPRAEQVDGGERYPFNDSGCLLDDKELFDNGLEEENDSLPEDEESIESIRAAVKNKIKKYKNKEWFSEGEGYKHVFDDENEEPVLKEPKRKERKAARLSKEAIKQLHSETQRLIRESSVSLPYHVPETKSIHDYFKRRPRPVCQGNAMALLKSTKYQLSLNEESADTKNLNTDCSDGRIGGDQSAANEPEISLGRDVDTAVNKPLADVGKNLTEDCAEKPRQDSDDSPTVRTVTTDNNTGEQQHSNFLSTDCSEQKENEIPLAIGEDALEQRDETAPDLECEKSNQQVGPGLVAQPEKVRKSKLDKLRELGIDLSIKPRICSGNESFINLDESDSNEELEALKARFLKHTLRTSKSKVERTINMNIIRKETTSEGKEELKADVVPAVLAAESLDETVHTKPGEKLQALKAKLQEAMKLRRTEERQKRQALFKLDNEDMLEEEEEEEEEEMTDESEEEEEGNHENVEFLLGEAEEDNEDIEEKHIEDGDKETDKESSDGEKLEKSVHCDSVPKPSSTESTLMLFKDSSSKMGYSLPDEKLEMEEAADKGPTKLEDDDSFSLPTLAKENSHNSSFELIGSMIPSYQPCNKQMSRGGNFLSAAGGFRSPSPGFFKTSFISSASKSSGKTSEPSLPIEDSQDLYNASPEPKSLFPGAGESQFQFSLEDDTQSQLLDADGFLNVGQHRNKYQSSKHQLTLASMDENAMDANMDELLDLCSGQFSSQAEHVPNTSSNKKQNMEELLNLCSGKFVSQSSPTWASSVSSKAEKDSDIEDPMAEALALCSGSFPTDREEEDEEEQEELGDFQLLTDDNAFDSEEDEKSGDSDPEEAEISDEEEQLLRHRQGLKKKLKLQDFMEDEAELSGSDVGSEDEYDGEDLNEYEEEIIDEELPNELELGNQIQKLHMKVMLDDDKRQLRLYQERYLIDGDLHSDGPGRMRRFRWKNIDYASQIDLFQRDSDNDDDENEQFETEAKWRKERFEREQWLREQKEKNKEQEEEEEIGEDSQFMKLAKKVTAKSLQKKASPAVVVQDTTLLPRNPFETFRPASDIQIKNGSLLNRPKGVLQKLAAMSDLNPNAPRNSRNFVFHTLSPDKSAEAKEKSKLQVKKRGPTAAITSLAKRPRVESTEETSQSRSIFQYLES; from the exons ATGGCGGCGGCCCCCGCTGAG CTGCCGTTAGAAGATTTGAATTCAGACTTGCAGAAAACCCTTGATAGTGACTCTGACAGCGGACAGGGCAGCTGTGAAACAGGCTCTCCAGGTCACTTCAGCAAGGGGATAGCGTCTCCTGATGACAGAG ATTCAGAGGAAGAGATTTTTGTAcgtaaaaaagcaaaaagcaagaagGTGCTTCAGGACAGTGAGAGTGAAGATGGAGAGGACAGTGGCTTTTCTGTGCAGAACGATACTCCGGGTGGAGACAAGGAAAAcggggaggaaaaagagaacatTACTGCCCAGAGGAACAAGAAATCTCGTCGGATTCGCCAAGGTCTGCGAGATAGCGATGACAGTGATGCTGATGACCGATTGCAGATTGAAAATCTTGAAACAAGCAGAAAGTCTGGCTTGCCTGAGAATGAGTTGGAAGAGGAGAGACCCCTAAAATCTGggaaaaagtacagaaaatgtaaacaacagaaacatgattttgaagaagagacagcaaaaaaagctgtaggaaaatcaagaagaagaaaggagaaggagagaagaatTGAGTCcattaaacagctgaaaaaagaagagaagcctAGAGCAGAG CAGGTAGATGGTGGTGAGAGGTATCCTTTTAATGACAGTGGATGTCTTCTTGATGACAAAGAACTTTTTGATAACGGCTTAGAAGAGGAAAACGATTCCCTCCCAGAGGATGAAGAGTCGATAGAATCAATACGAGcagcagtgaaaaacaaaataaaaaaatataag AACAAGGAATGGTTTTCTGAGGGTGAAGGCTACAAACATGTATTTGATGATGAGAATGAGGAACCTGTATTAAAAGAACCAAAAAGGAAG GAGCGGAAAGCAGCAAGGTTAAGTAAAGAAGCTATTAAACAGCTACATAGTGAGACCCAACGACTTATTAGAG AATCGTCTGTGTCTCTCCCATATCATGTGCCTGAGACCAAAAGCATTCATGACTACTTCAAGCGTAGACCTCGACCAGTATGTCAAGGAAATGCCATGGCATTGCTGAA GTCCACTAAATACCAGCTATCCCTAAATGAAGAATCTGCAGACACTAAGAACTTGAACACGGATTGCAGTGACGGGCGAATCGGAGGTGACCAATCAGCAGCTAATGAACCAGAAATAAGCCTTGGCAGAGATGTTGATACTGCTGTGAACAAACCTCTTGCTGATGTAGGGAAGAACTTGACAGAAGACTGTGCTGAAAAGCCCAGGCAGGACAGTGATGATTCTCCTACAGTTAGGACTGTAACAACTGATAATAATACAGGAGAACAGCAGCACTCTAATTTCCTCAGCACTGATTGTAGTGaacaaaaagagaatgaaattcCTCTAGCAATTGGAGAAGATGCCCTTGAGCAAAGAGATGAAACAGCACCAGACTTAGAATGTGAAAAAAGCAATCAACAAGTGGGGCCTGGATTGGTGGCACAACCTGAAAAAGTGAGGAAGTCCAAGTTGGATAAACTTCGTGAACTGGGAATAGACCTGTCCATCAAGCCAAGAATCTGCTCTGGCAATGAATCCTTTATAAACCTCGATGAATCTGATTCAAATGAAG aattAGAAGCCTTGAAAGCACGTTTCTTGAAGCACACTCTTCGAACGTCAAAATCCAAAGTTGAACGGACCATAAACATGAACATTATTCGTAAGGAGACTACatctgaaggaaaagaggaaCTGAAAGCAGACGTGGTACCGGCAGTGTTAGCTGCAGAGAGCCTGGATGAAACAGTCCACACAAAGCCAG GTGAAAAGCTACAAGCGCTGAAGGCTAAACTCCAGGAGGCCATGAAGCTCCGCAGGACTGAGGAACGCCAAAAGCGGCAAGCATTGTTTAAACTGGATAATGAGGACAtgttggaggaggaagaggaggaggaggaggaagagatgacAGATGAGTccgaggaagaggaagaaggcaatCATGAG AATGTGGAATTTCTGCTTGGCGAAGCAGAGGAAGATAATGAAGATATAGAAGAGAAACACATTGAAGATGGTGATAAAGAAACTGACAAAGAATCAAGTGATggagaaaagctggagaaatCTGTGCACTGTGATTCTGTTCCCAAACCATCTTCAACAGAGTCTACATTGATGCTTTTTAAGGACAGCTCCTCCAAAATGGG ATATTCTCTTCCTGATGAGAAACTTGAAATGGAAGAAGCTGCAGACAAAGGACCTACCAAATTAG aggacGATGATTCATTTTCTCTACCAACACTAGCAAAAGAGAATAGCCATAACAGCAGCTTTGAGTTGATTGGCTCCATGATTCCATCGTATCAGCCCTGCAACAAACAGATGTCACGCGGAGGGAACTTTTTATCTGCAGCAGGAGGTTTCAGGTCACCTTCCCCAGGTTTTTTCAAAACAAGCTTTATCAGCTCTGCTTCCAAG AGTTCAGGAAAGACATCTGAGCCCTCTCTTCCCATAGAAGATTCCCAGGATCTGTATAATGCCTCTCCTGAGCCTAAGAGTTTATTTCCAGGGGCTGGGGAGTCACAGTTTCAATTTTCTCTGGAAGATGACACTCAGAGCCAGCTGCTTGACGCAGATGG GTTCTTGAATGTTGGACAACATAGGAATAAATACCAGTCCTCAAAGCATCAGCTGACTCTGGCTAGTATGGATGAGAATGCAATGGATGCCAATATGGATGAATTACTGGACTTGTGTTCTGGACAGTTTAGCAGTCAAGCTGAACACGTGCCAAATAccagcagcaacaaaaagcagAACATGGAAGAATTGCTCAATCTTTGCTCAGGAAAATTCGTGTCTCAGA GTTCTCCAACATGGGCATCTTCAGTATCTTCCAAGGCAGAAAAAGACAGTGACATAGAAGATCCAATGGCAGAAGCTCTAGCGCTTTGTTCAGGCTCCTTTCCCACAGACAG ggaagaggaggatgaggaggagcaagaagaacttggtgattttcagcttttaacaGATGACAATGCCTTTGATAGTGAAGAG GATGAAAAAAGTGGAGACAGTGATCCTGAAGAAGCAGAAATTAGCGATGAAGAAGAACAACTGCTGAGACATAGACAGGGCTTGAAGAAAAAACT AAAACTGCAGGATTTCATGGAAGATGAGGCAGAGCTTTCAGGGAGTGATGTGGGAAGCGAGGATGAATATGATGGTGAAGACCTGAACGAATATGAAGAAGAGATTATTGATGAGGAACTCCCTAATGAACTGGAATTAGgaaatcaaatacagaaattacaCAT GAAGGTAATGCTTGATGATGACAAGCGTCAGTTACGCTTGTACCAGGAGAGATACCTCATTGATGGTGACCTGCATAGTGATGGCCCTGGCAGAATGAGGAGATTCAGATGGAAAAACATAG ATTATGCTTCACAGATTGACTTGTTTCAGAGAGATTcagataatgatgatgatgaaaatgaACAGTTTGAGACAGAAGCGAAATGGAGGAAGGAGAGATTTGAACGAGAACAGTGGCTTCGTGAGCAG aaggaaaagaataaagagcaggaggaggaggaagaaattgGTGAAGACAGCCAGTTCATGAAACTAGCAAAAAAAGTAACTGCTAAGTCCCTACAGAAGAAAG CAAGCCCAGCAGTAGTGGTACAAGACACAACACTATTACCCAGGAACCCGTTTGAAACATTCAGACCTGCCAGTGACATCCAG ataAAAAACGGGTCTCTCTTGAACAGACCTAAAGGTGTCCTTCAGAAACTAGCAGCAATGTCAGATCTTAATCCAAACGCACCTCGAAATTCAAGGAATTTTGTCTTTCATACGCTTTCCCCAGACAAGAGTGCAGAGGCAAAGGAGAAATCAAAACTTCAG GTGAAGAAAAGAGGTCCTACTGCAGCAATAACGTCTCTGGCCAAACGGCCCAGGGTAGAGAGCACAGAGGAAACAAGTCAAAGCCGAAGCATATTCCAGTACTTGGAGAGCTGA